One stretch of Gambusia affinis linkage group LG05, SWU_Gaff_1.0, whole genome shotgun sequence DNA includes these proteins:
- the LOC122831376 gene encoding sialic acid-binding Ig-like lectin 14 codes for MMDLKLWLSILMVCGMAESLIWGKDWLINVPSRIPVLHSSCVVVPCVYMYPKTNKVLNRWRGFWKRGDTIVASNFLNLRLTDEFHKRSRITGTLQTGNCTWQLYGIRETDTGPFYLRIEIPQHKSYSFVQNKVTLNIFRVPKPPVMSIEISNTVTATCKVTHVCPVSPPTFSWSHNGRRKTQSKKLNYWLWSTTSTLTFTPQETDYNMPLNCTVRFPGGKTTEGSVVLR; via the exons ATGATGGACCTGAAACTGTGGCTCTCAATTCTGATGGTTTGTG GGATGGCTGAATCTCTAATCTGGGGCAAGGACTGGCTCATAAATGTGCCATCAAGAATCCCTGTTCTTCATAGCTCATGTGTGGTCGTTCCCTGTGTATATATGTATCCCAAGACAAATAAAGTATTGAACAGATGGCGGGGATTCTGGAAGAGAGGGGACACGATCGTCGCATCAAATTTCCTCAATTTGAGACTAACGGATGAGTTCCACAAACGATCCAGAATTACAGGAACCCTTCAAACCGGCAACTGCACCTGGCAGCTGTATGGCATCAGAGAAACCGACACTGGTCCGTTTTACTTAAGAATTGAAATTCCACAACATAAAAGCTACAGTTTCGTACAAAATAAGGTGACCCTCAACATCTTCC GAGTTCCTAAGCCTCCCGTGATGTCTATAGAAATCAGTAATACAGTGACTGCCACCTGCAAAGTTACTCATGTCTGTCCAGTCTCTCCTCCCACATTCTCCTGGAGCCACAACGGAAGAAGGAAAACGCAGTCAAAAAAGCTGAATTATTGGTTGTGGTCAACAACGTCGACCCTCACCTTTACCCCTCAAGAAACTGATTACAACATGCCTTTAAACTGTACGGTGAGATTCCCTGGCGGTAAGACTACAGAGGGCTCTGTGGTTCTCAGGTAG
- the LOC122831353 gene encoding sialoadhesin-like — protein sequence MGLIKVEWKLDKSFVTGMKKQLQSACPSYFFHLPFTHEDKMSASKWLIFFACINLKEFESEASSWTSTSPPSVKGLIDSCVVIPCSFNYPDEGNKYEFTGIWNNLNGVIFHSGSGQMSEQYQNRVELVGELKGKNCSLKIDPLQISDVGPFNFRIEIKNYDSYSYENSIAISVLSEPNPLQFSVEEDIKEGQNVSAVCSVSHSCPASPPDFKWSHLGEEIRQSQQLGNAEWNTTSILSFRPTHIDHNKPLECTVTYKGGISQKKSKLLQVKYAPLNVNVEYKVDVKEGETVDLTCSGEAHPPVSRYEWHNETGAQISQGNLYIVPNVSRTIGAMYCAAINDEGKNVSRPVQLNVLYAPEIKTESSCSAESNWVKCECIVDSNPASTVTFKHSDKILPEITRDKNGFYTIKILWKDFEPSKFMQCLASNIEGKASHTLSVPHDEMMPYIFIASGAAGFLLLVILVVGVYKKCRGKPRDTSELNMSTMMTDRPQESPEKTSNRNKICDDPHSSNVYMNDDMCGNVGTDWDDQIYANV from the exons ATGGGCTTGATAAAAGTGGAATGGAAACTAGACAAGTCATTTGTCACGGGAATGAAAAAGCAGCTGCAGTCTGCATGCCCATCgtatttctttcatttaccATTCACCCATGAAGATAAGATGAGTGCCTCCAAATGGCTTATCTTTTTTGCATGCATTAATTTGAAAG AGTTTGAAAGTGAAGCCTCATCTTGGACGTCCACATCTCCACCCTCAGTTAAAGGGCTCATCGACTCATGTGTTGTGATCCCCTGCTCTTTTAACTATCCCgatgaaggaaataaatatgaattcaCTGGGATTTGGAACAATCTAAATGGCGTAATTTTTCACTCAGGCTCTGGACAGATGTCAGAGCAGTATCAGAATCGCGTTGAGCTTGTTGGGGAGCTGAAAGGAAAGAACTGCTCTCTGAAGATCGACCCCCTTCAAATAAGCGACGTGGGGCCTTTTAATTTTAGAATAGAAATTAAGAACTACGACAGCTATTCCTACGAAAACAGTATCGCCATTTCAGTTCTAA GTGAGCCAAATCCTCTCCAATTCTCGGTGGAAGAGGACATTAAGGAGGGACAAAATGTGTCTGCAGTCTGCTCTGTGTCTCACTCCTGCCCTGCCTCTCCTCCTGACTTCAAGTGGAGTCACCTCGGAGAGGAGATTCGTCAGTCTCAACAGCTTGGCAATGCAGAGTGGAACACAACATCTATTCTGAGCTTTCGGCCGACTCACATTGACCACAACAAGCCTTTAGAGTGCACTGTAACCTACAAGGGGGGGATAAGTCAAAAGAAATCCAAGCTCCTTCAAGTAAAAT ATGCACCATTGAATGTGAACGTTGAGTACAAGGTCGACGTAAAGGAGGGAGAAACTGTGGATCTCACTTGCTCCGGTGAGGCTCACCCTCCTGTCAGTCGCTATGAGTGGCACAATGAAACTGGAGCACAGATCTCTCAGGGAAACCTCTACATAGTGCCAAATGTTTCCAGAACAATAGGAGCAATGTATTGTGCTGCTATCAACGAtgagggaaaaaatgtttcacgGCCCGTCCAGCTCAATGTTTtat ATGCTCCTGAGATAAAGACTGAATCATCATGCTCAGCAGAGAGCAACTGGGTGAAGTGTGAGTGTATTGTGGACTCCAATCCTGCCAGCACCGTCACATTTAAACATTCTGACAAAATTCTGCCTGAAATTACAAGAGATAAAAATGGTTTCTATACCATAAAGATTCTTTGGAAAGACTTTGAGCCTTCCAAGTTTATGCAGTGTCTGGCATCTAACATCGAAGGGAAGGCCAGCCATACACTCTCTGTACCTCATGATG AGATGATgccttacatttttattgccaGTGGAGCAGCAGGGTTCTTGCTGTTGGTTATACTTGTAGTGGGAGTTTATAAGAAATG CAGGGGGAAACCTAGAGACACTTCGGAATTAAACATGAGTACCATGATGACAGACAGGCCCCAGGAGTCACCAGAGAAGACCTCAAACAG GAACAAGATTTGTGATGATCCACATTCTTCTAATGTTTATATGAATGACGATATGTGTGGAAATGTTGGG actgaCTGGGATGATCAAATATATGCCAATGTctaa